The DNA region GCAAGTTGGCGAACGCATGAGAGTGATTTGGACACCAGAAGGAAAAGATTATCGGGCTGTTTGTGTTGTTCGCAGAAATTGTGAGAGCGGGTGGCTGCTTCTCTGGCAGCCAGGCATATCCCCGGCGCGCGATTAGCGCGCCCCTCCGCCCGACCGTCGCAGGCGATCAGCCGAAGACACACTCCCAAGTTTCGGCCTTTGGCCGAAACCCTTTAGTGGTTAAAAAAATTCCGTCTTCCGCCCTCCGTCTGAGGATCGACATCTTCTTCGCGTCTCTGCACCTCAGCGCCTTCGCGTGAGCCCCGCCTTCTTCGCGTCGCGCTCACTCAAAGCCCCGCCGCCCGCGCTCCCCAAGCCTTCGCCTCTGCCGCATCCACCGCCACACCCGCGACACCGTTGTTATAAATCGACGCCAGCCGTTGCGCCGCGCCCACGCTCCCGCGCTCAAACGCCAGCTTCAAAATCCGCACACCCTCGACCGGCTTCTCCCGCAACCCGTACTCGCCGCCCACATACGACTGCCCGATGAACTCCAGCACATCGGGATCGTTCGGGTAACGCTGGATCGCCATCGAGAAAAACTGCAGCGCCTCCTCCTGATCGCGCGCGACGCCATACACGCCCGCCGCCAGCACGCGCCCATACGCGATCATCGCCTTCGGCGTCCGCTTCGCCGCCTTCGCGAGCCACTCCAGCCCACGCGCCTCATCATACTCCGCCGCGTCATCCTGCAGATAAATAGACGCCAGCAACTCCGCCGCCTGCGCACTGTCCTTGTCCGCCGCCTTTTCCAGCCAGCCAATCCCCTGCTCCGTATTCGCGCCTACGCCTTTCCCCAGCAGACAACTCCGCCCCAACATCACCATCGCGTCCACGTCGCCCGCAGCCGCCGCCACCTGCAACAACGCCACACCCGCCTCCGGCTCCGCCACCACCCCGCGACCATCGAGCAACATCGTGCCCGCCAGTACCGCCGCCCTCACCTGCATCCCGCGCTCCGCCTCACTCAATTTCTCCGGAGCCAGCGCCGCCACTCCGCGCAACAACCTTACCGCTTCCTCCGGCTTCTTCTCGATCTCGCCGCCCAACGCCAACGCCCGCCCATAAACCCACTGCGACGCCACCTCGCCCTTGCCTGCAAACTCCCGCGCCCAGCCATAAAATACCTCCGGCGCCACCGTCACCGCATCGGTCCGATCCTCCGCGACCAACCGGATCGCCTCTTTGCGCGCCGCCACATCGCCCATCGCCCCCGCCTGCGCGAAATAATTTCCCGCCAGATAAAAATCCTCCCACTTCAACTCAAACTGCGCCAGCTCCCCCGCCGCCTTTGCATCCCCGCTATCGGCCAGCTCCTTCAAGAAACTGTCCACCGAGCGAAACTCACCAAAGCCCCGCGCATCGTCCCCGTGCTCGCGTATGAGCGTGATGATCCGCCACAACGCCTCCCGACGCAGCGGACCCCGCACGCGCTGGTATTCACGAATCCCCCACCGCGAAAAACTATCCTCATTGCGTTTGCCGAGCGTCATGAGCGCATCCGCATCGCCCGCCTCCGCTGCACTATAAAGTCGATCAAGCGCCCGCCGCTCCGCCTCACGCGCCCGCTCCGCTGCCTCACGCGCCTCGCGTCGTTCACGCATCCGCCGTTCACCGGCCTCCCACGCCTCGCGTGATTCGCGTTCAAGCCGCGCCTGCGGTCCACCCGCGGTCCACTCCTGTTTCGGCGGCGTTGCCCACAACTGCTTCATCCGCGCCTCCTGGGCCCGCGCCGCCTGCCCATCCGCAATCCACCCATCATAAACCGTCCGCTGGTCCGGCGGTCGATAAGCCTGCAACGCCACCGGCAATGCCAGTGCGCACACAGACGCGACACACCAACTAACACGCAGAGCTGAAGCCGAAAAAGAAAGCGACATGGATGGCGCGCCAGCTTGCCCACCCCACCTCCGCATTCAAGCGCTCGAAACCAAAAACAAAAAAGCCGGACGAAAAACTCGTCCGGCTCATCAGTCCAAAAACCTCTTCGCCCCACCTTCGCGTCTTAGCGTCTTCGCGATTCAACAAAACCGCCGACAACCAGCGGTTCCTATCGCTTCTACGCTTCGCCGCGAACTCACTGACCCAAGATCCACGAAAAGATCAACGGCGCCACGATCGTCGCATCACTCTCCACGATGAATTTCGGCGTCTTCGCGCCGAGCTTGCCCCAGGTGATCTTCTCGTTCGGCACCGCGCCCGAGTACGAACCGTAGCTCGTGGTCGAGTCGCTGATCTGCGAGAAATAACCCCACAGCGGCACGCTCGTGCGACCAAGATCTTGGTGAAGCATCGGCACCACACAGATCGGGAAATCGCCCGCGATACCGCCGCCGATTTGGAAGAAGCCGATCGAGCCTTCGCCCGTCTTGAGGAGCTTCGCCGTCTTCGTGTACCACTCGGCAAGCCAAGTCATGTACTCGATGCCCGTGCGCACGGTGTGCACGTTCTTGATTTCGCCCGTGATCACGCGGCCCGCGAACATATTGCCGAGCGTCGCGTCTTCCCAACCGGGAACGATGATCGGGAGATTCTTCTCCGCCGCCGCCAGCATCCAGGAATTCTTCGGATCGATCTGGTAGTACTTCTTAATTTTTCCAGATCGCAGAATCTTGTACATGAACTCGTGCGGGAAAAAACGCTGCCCGGCCTTGTCCGCCGCCAGCCACTCCTCCGCCACCGCCGCTTCGATGCGACGCATCGCTTCGCCTTCGGGAATGCAGGTGTCGGTCACGCGGTTCATGTGGCGGTCGAGCAGCTTCTGTTCGTCGTCCGCCGTGAGATCGCGGTAGTTCGGCACGCGCTCGTAGTAATCGTGCGCCACAAGATTGAAAATATCCTCTTCGAGATTCGCGCCCGTGCAGACGATCGCGTGGATCTTATCCTGACGGATCATCTCGGCGAGCGTGAGCCCGAGCTCTGCCGTGGACATCGCGCCCGCGAGCGTGACGAGCATCTTGCCGCCCGCCTTCAGATGCGCCTCGTAACCCTTCGCAGAGTCGAGGAGCGCCGCCGCATTAAAGTGACGATAGTTATGTGCGATGAACTGCGAGACCGGCCCTTTTTTGGCGGCGAGTTTCGCGTTGATGTCTTCGGGACGCTGCTTGGCGCGTTTAGCTTTCATAGAAAAATAAGAAGCGCCCAACTGAGCCGCCCCACACGCTTAGGTCAGCAAAAAACCTTCGCCGTCTTGGCAACGTCACCTAGGCCAGCGTGCTCGCACGCGCTCCGAAAACTCCGATCTTCGCCCGCTCGCATCTCCATTTCGCATCGTTCCCATGACCGGCGCCTTCCTCACCACCCTCCTCTTCTCGCTCTCGGTCATCTTCGCCAACCGCAGCATAGCCGCGCTCGGCCCCATGCGCGCCAACCTCGGCCGCCTCACCCTCGCCGTCCTCGTGCTCGGCTCCTTCGCGCACACCCTCGGCAACGGCCTGCACGGCGCCGGCCTCACGTGGTTCCTCCTCAGCGGCGTCATCGGCATGGGCCTCGGCGACCTCGCCCTCTACGGCGCACTCCCGCGACTTGGCTCGCGCCTCAGCCTGCTCATGACGCAATGCCTCGCCGCCCCCATCGCCGCCCTCGCCGAGTGGCTCTGGCTCGATGTCGCCCTCACGCCCGCGCAGCTCCTCGCCGGCCTCATCATCCTCGCCGGCGTCGCCCTCGCACTCGCGCCGAAAAAGACCGATCTCACCAAAAACAAAAACCTCCCGCCCTCCTCTGCTCCCTCTTCCCCGTCGCGCATCGTCCCCACGATCACCGCCCTCGGCCTCACCTTCGGCCTCCTCTCCGCCGCCGGCCAGGGCCTCGGTGCCGTGATGAGCCGCAAAGCCAACCTCGCCGCCGCGCTCGCAGGCGAGCCCACCGGCGGCATCGCCCTCGGCATCACCGCCGCCTACCAGCGCATCCTCGCCGGCTTCGTCATCACCGCCGCCTGGTTCCTCCTCCAACACCTCCTCACTTCCCGCACGCCCGCCGTCACCGCCGTAGGCCAGCGTGCTCGCACGCGCTCCGACGCTCCACCACGCACCTGGCGCTCCTACGCGTGGATCCCCTTCAACGCCTTCAGCGGCCCGATCCTCGGCGTGAGCTGCTACCAATGGGCGCTCGCAACGACCGCCAGCGGCATCGTCCTCCCCATCGTCGCCTGCACGCCTCTCGTGATCATCCCCTTCAGCTACTGGCTCGAAGGCGAACGCCCCACGCCTCGCTCAATCCTCGGCGCCCTCCTCGCCGTCGCCGGCGTGATCGCGCTCAGCCAGTTTTAGCCCCGCCTGCTCGCCTCCTCCGCCTCTCCCTATCTGTGCTCATCAGTGCCCATCCGTGGTTAAAAAATTCCGTTTCTCCATCCTCTCGTACTTGAGCGGTTTCCCTCTCCGTTCCGTCCCGTCCGCGTTCATGACCATTCCCCGCCCTTGACCCTCACCGCGCCCGCAGGCTTTGTTGACCCTTTGTCATGCTCACGATCGCCGACGTCTCCAAGTCCTATGGCACCCGCGAACTCTTCTCGGATGTCTCCCTCTTCATCGCCCGCACCGACCGCCTCGGCCTCATCGGTCCCAACGGCGCCGGCAAATCCACGCTCTTCGGCCTGATCCTCGGCGAAGAAAAGCCCGACACCGGCACCATCGAGTGGGAGCGCGGCGCCGACTTCGGCTACCTCCCGCAGGAAAGCGCCCCCGCCGGCGACGAGACCATCCTCCACATCGCCACCAGCGGCAAAAAACTCGAGCCCACCGATGACGACTACGACATCGACTACACGCTCGAACCCCGCGCCCGCAAAATCCTCGACGGCCTCGGCTTCAAAACCGACGACGCCGACAAACTCGCGAAAACTTTCTCCGGCGGCTGGGTCATGCGCGCCCACCTCGCCCGCCTCCTCGTCGCCGAACCCGCCCTCCTCCTCCTCGACGAACCAACCAACCATCTCGATCTCCAGGCGCTCCTCTGGTTTCAGGATTATCTCACACGCTATCCCGGCGGCCTCGTCGTCATCTCGCACGATCGCGCCTTCCTGAACGCCCTCTGCACCGGCATGTTGGAGCTCCGCGCCGGCACGCTCCATTACTACCACGGCAACTACGACAACTTCCTCGTCGAGAAAGAAGCCCGCAAAGCCCAGCAGGCCGCCGCCTTCAAAAACCAGCAGCGCGAGATCGCCCACCTCCAGGTCTTCGTCGATCGCTTCGGCGCCAAAGCCTCGATGGCATCGCGCGCGAAATCGAAGGAGAAACAAATCGAGCGCCTCAAGGAAGTCGCCGTCGAAGAACCGACCGAAGAGCTGCGCAAAATGAACTTCAAGTTCCCGCAGCCCCCGCGCTCCGGTCTGAAAGTCATCGAGCTCAAAAACATCAAGCAGGCCTACGGCAATCACGTCGTCTATAACGACCTCAACTTCACCGCCGAACGCGGCCAGCGCATCGTCCTCATCGGACCCAACGGCGCGGGCAAATCCACGCTCCTCAAAATCCTCGCCGACGCCATTCCCACTCAGGGCGGCGTGCGCGAACTCGGCAGCAACGTCATCTCCGGCTACTTTGCCCAAAACCGCCTCGATAACCTCGATGCCGAGGCGACCGTCTTCGACAACGTCATGTCGCTCCGCACCGTCGAGAATCAACTCACCGAGCAGCAAGCCCGTGCGATTCTCGGCGCGTTTCTCTTCCGCAAAGACGACGTCAAGAAACCCGTCTCTGTCCTCTCCGGTGGCGAAAAATCCCGCCTCGCTCTCGCCCGCATCCTCGTGAAGCCGCCGAATCTCCTCCTCATGGACGAGCCGACGACCCACCTGGACATCCAGTCGATCGACTCCCTCGTCAGCGCGCTGAAAAACTACGAAGGCACGCTGATCTTCATCAGCCACGACGTTCACTTCATCAAGTCCCTCGCCGAGTCCGTCCTCCACGTCAGCAGCGGCCGCCTCACGCCGTACGCGGGTAACTACGAGTACTTCCTCGAAAAATCCAAAGCGACCGACGCCCGCGCCGCGCTCACTGCCGGCTTCACCGACGGCCGCCCCAAACAAGTCGAAGCCGTCAAAGCCAAACCCGCCGCACCCGCTTCCTCTGGCGTGCGCAAACCAAGCCCCAGCGAACTCCGCAAATTCCGCGAAGAAGTCGGCGTCTTGGAAAAGAAAGTCTCCGAACTCGAAGCCAAGCAGTCCGAGATCACCTCCGCGCTCGAAGCTCCCGAGACCTACGCCGACAAAGGCAAATTCCATCACCTCAACAAAGAGCTCAGCACGATCGTCGATCAGATCACCCACGCGACCGAAGCCTGGGAAAAAGCCACCGCCAAACTCGAAGAGATGGAACGCGCATAAACCTCCGAGGTGGAACGC from Nibricoccus aquaticus includes:
- a CDS encoding tetratricopeptide repeat protein, encoding MSLSFSASALRVSWCVASVCALALPVALQAYRPPDQRTVYDGWIADGQAARAQEARMKQLWATPPKQEWTAGGPQARLERESREAWEAGERRMRERREAREAAERAREAERRALDRLYSAAEAGDADALMTLGKRNEDSFSRWGIREYQRVRGPLRREALWRIITLIREHGDDARGFGEFRSVDSFLKELADSGDAKAAGELAQFELKWEDFYLAGNYFAQAGAMGDVAARKEAIRLVAEDRTDAVTVAPEVFYGWAREFAGKGEVASQWVYGRALALGGEIEKKPEEAVRLLRGVAALAPEKLSEAERGMQVRAAVLAGTMLLDGRGVVAEPEAGVALLQVAAAAGDVDAMVMLGRSCLLGKGVGANTEQGIGWLEKAADKDSAQAAELLASIYLQDDAAEYDEARGLEWLAKAAKRTPKAMIAYGRVLAAGVYGVARDQEEALQFFSMAIQRYPNDPDVLEFIGQSYVGGEYGLREKPVEGVRILKLAFERGSVGAAQRLASIYNNGVAGVAVDAAEAKAWGARAAGL
- a CDS encoding deoxyhypusine synthase family protein — translated: MKAKRAKQRPEDINAKLAAKKGPVSQFIAHNYRHFNAAALLDSAKGYEAHLKAGGKMLVTLAGAMSTAELGLTLAEMIRQDKIHAIVCTGANLEEDIFNLVAHDYYERVPNYRDLTADDEQKLLDRHMNRVTDTCIPEGEAMRRIEAAVAEEWLAADKAGQRFFPHEFMYKILRSGKIKKYYQIDPKNSWMLAAAEKNLPIIVPGWEDATLGNMFAGRVITGEIKNVHTVRTGIEYMTWLAEWYTKTAKLLKTGEGSIGFFQIGGGIAGDFPICVVPMLHQDLGRTSVPLWGYFSQISDSTTSYGSYSGAVPNEKITWGKLGAKTPKFIVESDATIVAPLIFSWILGQ
- a CDS encoding DMT family transporter, whose product is MTGAFLTTLLFSLSVIFANRSIAALGPMRANLGRLTLAVLVLGSFAHTLGNGLHGAGLTWFLLSGVIGMGLGDLALYGALPRLGSRLSLLMTQCLAAPIAALAEWLWLDVALTPAQLLAGLIILAGVALALAPKKTDLTKNKNLPPSSAPSSPSRIVPTITALGLTFGLLSAAGQGLGAVMSRKANLAAALAGEPTGGIALGITAAYQRILAGFVITAAWFLLQHLLTSRTPAVTAVGQRARTRSDAPPRTWRSYAWIPFNAFSGPILGVSCYQWALATTASGIVLPIVACTPLVIIPFSYWLEGERPTPRSILGALLAVAGVIALSQF
- a CDS encoding ABC-F family ATP-binding cassette domain-containing protein; the protein is MLTIADVSKSYGTRELFSDVSLFIARTDRLGLIGPNGAGKSTLFGLILGEEKPDTGTIEWERGADFGYLPQESAPAGDETILHIATSGKKLEPTDDDYDIDYTLEPRARKILDGLGFKTDDADKLAKTFSGGWVMRAHLARLLVAEPALLLLDEPTNHLDLQALLWFQDYLTRYPGGLVVISHDRAFLNALCTGMLELRAGTLHYYHGNYDNFLVEKEARKAQQAAAFKNQQREIAHLQVFVDRFGAKASMASRAKSKEKQIERLKEVAVEEPTEELRKMNFKFPQPPRSGLKVIELKNIKQAYGNHVVYNDLNFTAERGQRIVLIGPNGAGKSTLLKILADAIPTQGGVRELGSNVISGYFAQNRLDNLDAEATVFDNVMSLRTVENQLTEQQARAILGAFLFRKDDVKKPVSVLSGGEKSRLALARILVKPPNLLLMDEPTTHLDIQSIDSLVSALKNYEGTLIFISHDVHFIKSLAESVLHVSSGRLTPYAGNYEYFLEKSKATDARAALTAGFTDGRPKQVEAVKAKPAAPASSGVRKPSPSELRKFREEVGVLEKKVSELEAKQSEITSALEAPETYADKGKFHHLNKELSTIVDQITHATEAWEKATAKLEEMERA